The region GGACCGCGCCCGCGCCGAGTTCGCGCAGTTCCTCGGCGGCCTTCACGGCGTCGCCGATCGTGGCGAGGGGGCGGCCCACGGCCTCCGCCAGTTCCTCGGCGTTCGGCTTGACGACGTCGGGCCGCTCACGCAGGGCCGCCAGCAGGGCCGGCCCCGAGGTGTCGAGGGCGATCCGGGCACCCGCGGCGTGGGTACGGGCGACGAGGTCGGCGTACCAGGACGGGCCGAGCCCCCGGGGGAGGCTGCCGCAGCAGGCGATCCAGTCGGCGTCGGCCGACAGCCGGCGCACGGTCTCCAGGAGCGACTCCTGCTCGGCGGCGGAGAGTTCGGGACCGGGTGCGTTGATCTTCGTCAGGACGCCGTCGGCTTCGGCGAGGGCGATGTTGGACCGGGTCCCGCCCGCGACCGGTACCGGCGCGACCTCGATCCCCTGGGCGTGGAGCAGGTCGGCGACGAGCGCCCCGGGCGCGCCGCCCAGCGGCAGTACGGCCACGGTGCGCTGCCCGGCGGCGGCGACGGCCCGCGAGACGTTGACGCCCTTGCCGCCCGGGTCCATCCGCTCGCCGGTGGCCCGGATGACCTCGCCGCGGTCGAGGGACGGGACCTCGTACGTACGGTCGAGGGACGGGTTGGGAGTGACGGTGAGGATCATGCGCACTCGTTTCTAGACATACAGCACTTCCGTGCCGCCGCGCTCGATGTCGTTGGCGTCCTCGGGGCTCAGACCGCTGTCGGTGATCAGCAGGTCCACATCGCCCAGGGCGCCGAAGCGGGCGAAGTGCTCCTGGCCGTGCTTCGTCGAGTCGGCGAGGAGCACCACGCGCCGGGCGGCGTCCACGGCTGCCCGCTTCACGGCGGCCTCGGCGAGGTCGGGCGTGGTCAGCCCGTGCTCGACGGAGAACCCGTTGGCGGCCACGAACAGGACGTCGGCACGGATCTCGCCGTAGGCCCGCAGCGCCCAGGCGTCCACAGCGGCGCGCGTACGGTGCCGGACGCGCCCCCCGACGAGGTGCAGCTGGATGCCGGGGTGGTCGGCGAGCCGGGCCGCGATCGGGAGGCTGTGCGTGACGACGGTGAGCGTCGACTCCAGCGGGATGGCGGCGGCGAGGCGTGCGACCGTCGAGCCGGCGTCGAGGATCAGGGTGCCCTCGGTGGGCAGCTCGGCGAGGGCGGCCTTGGCGATACGGTCCTTCTCGTCGGCGTAGGTCGACTCGCGCTCGGTGAGGTCCGGCTCGAAGTCGAGGCGACCGGCCGGTATGGCCCCGCCGTGCACCCGCCGTAGGAGGCCCGCGCGGTCCAGCGCCTTCAGGTCCCGTCGGATGGTCTCCGCGGTGACCTGGAACTGCTCGGCGAGAGACAGCACGTCCACCCGCCCGCCGTCACGGGCGAGCCGCAGGATCTCCTGCTGCCGCTCCGGTGCGTACATGTCCGTTTACCTCCGCCCGATGCCCGATTTTGTGGATTCACTCGGAGGCTACGCCCGGATTTCCGGAAAGTAAACAGGTTCGGGCGTGATACGGACACAATCAGGCATCCGGCTGGACCGTGCGCTGTGGTGACGTGACGGCGGACACGTACAGCCGGAAAGGGCCCCGGCACATGAGGTGCCGGGGCCCTGCTCCACCGTCGGTGTCCGCGTTCAGCGGACGAGGTCAGCCGATGAGGACCTTGTCCCGCTTCTCCTCCGTCGTCGGCGCCTCCAGCCCGTCCGCCGCCGAGGGCCGGCCCGGCAGAGCGAACATCACCAGGAAGATCACGCCCATCAGCCCGGCCACCCAGCCCAGCGCGTTCTGGAACGCGTCCACGAACGCAGGGCCCACCTCGGTCGATGCCAGTCGGCCGCTCATCGTGCCGAAGAAGACCACCGACACCAGCCCGAGACCCAGCGCGTACCCCATCTGCTGCACGGTGTTGATCAGGCCGGACGCCGACCCGGCGTGTTCCTTCGGGACCTCCGAGAGGACCACGTCCGTCAGCGGGGCGACGATCAGGCCCATGCCGGCGCCCATGACCACCAGCGGGAGCGCCATCTGCCAGGAGGCGATGGCCAGGCCGTAGCGGCCGGACTCCCAGATGTAGATCAGCACACCGAGGCCCATCAGTAGAGCGCCAGCCTGGAGCACCTTGCGGCCGAAGCGCGGTACCAGTTTCTGGACGGACATCCCGGCCGCCACCGACACCGCGATCGAGAAGGGCACGCCGGTCAGCCCGGCCCGCAGCGCGCTCCAGCCGAGCCCCGTCTGCATGTACAGGGTCCAGACCAGGAAGAAGACGCCGAGGCCGACCCCGAAGACGGTCTGTACGGCGATGCCCGCGGCGAAGCTCTTCACCCTGAACAGCGACAGCTCGATCAGCGGGGAACCGTCGATCCGCGTCTTGCGCTTCTCGTACGCCACCAGCGCGCCGAAGACGCCGAGCGCGCCGGCCATCGACAGGTATCCCCACAGCGGCCAGCCCAGCTCGCGCCCGCGGATCAGCGGGTAGAGCAGCATCAGCAGGCCCAGTGTCACCAGGGTGACGCCGACGAGGTCCAGCTTCAGCGCCCGCGGGGCCTTGGACTCGGTGATGAAGCGGTGGCCGAGGACAAGTCCCGCGATGCCGACCGGCAGGTTGATCAGGAAGATCGGCCGCCAGCCGAGGCCGAACAGGTCCCACTCCGTCAGCAGGGCGCCCAGCAGTGGGCCGGTCACCGCGCCCAGGCCCACGATCGCGCCGAAGAGGCCGAACACCTTGCCGCGCTCGTGCGCCGGGAAGGTCGCGTGAACGATCGACAGGACCTGCGGCACCATCATCGCCGCCATGGCGCCCTGGAGGATG is a window of Streptomyces sp. B21-083 DNA encoding:
- the pfkB gene encoding 1-phosphofructokinase; the encoded protein is MILTVTPNPSLDRTYEVPSLDRGEVIRATGERMDPGGKGVNVSRAVAAAGQRTVAVLPLGGAPGALVADLLHAQGIEVAPVPVAGGTRSNIALAEADGVLTKINAPGPELSAAEQESLLETVRRLSADADWIACCGSLPRGLGPSWYADLVARTHAAGARIALDTSGPALLAALRERPDVVKPNAEELAEAVGRPLATIGDAVKAAEELRELGAGAVLASLGADGQLLVNGTGTWFGSARVDTVRSNVGAGDSSLAGFLIAGGSGPRALASAVAHGAAAVQLPGSVMPTPADLDPSAVTVTSEVPVDRVLREPVS
- a CDS encoding MFS transporter — encoded protein: MNSTETPLDTPAPAAVPDRRRWFALAIVMTAAFMDLVDVTIVNVAIPSIQREAGASFSQIQWITAGYALAFAAGLVTGGRLGDIHGRKRLFLVGIGGFTLASALCGFAANPEMLVASRILQGAMAAMMVPQVLSIVHATFPAHERGKVFGLFGAIVGLGAVTGPLLGALLTEWDLFGLGWRPIFLINLPVGIAGLVLGHRFITESKAPRALKLDLVGVTLVTLGLLMLLYPLIRGRELGWPLWGYLSMAGALGVFGALVAYEKRKTRIDGSPLIELSLFRVKSFAAGIAVQTVFGVGLGVFFLVWTLYMQTGLGWSALRAGLTGVPFSIAVSVAAGMSVQKLVPRFGRKVLQAGALLMGLGVLIYIWESGRYGLAIASWQMALPLVVMGAGMGLIVAPLTDVVLSEVPKEHAGSASGLINTVQQMGYALGLGLVSVVFFGTMSGRLASTEVGPAFVDAFQNALGWVAGLMGVIFLVMFALPGRPSAADGLEAPTTEEKRDKVLIG
- a CDS encoding DeoR/GlpR family DNA-binding transcription regulator; translated protein: MYAPERQQEILRLARDGGRVDVLSLAEQFQVTAETIRRDLKALDRAGLLRRVHGGAIPAGRLDFEPDLTERESTYADEKDRIAKAALAELPTEGTLILDAGSTVARLAAAIPLESTLTVVTHSLPIAARLADHPGIQLHLVGGRVRHRTRAAVDAWALRAYGEIRADVLFVAANGFSVEHGLTTPDLAEAAVKRAAVDAARRVVLLADSTKHGQEHFARFGALGDVDLLITDSGLSPEDANDIERGGTEVLYV